One part of the Bacteroidota bacterium genome encodes these proteins:
- a CDS encoding T9SS type A sorting domain-containing protein, producing the protein MKPTLRVMFPVLLLLYLATAAFGQHTLFLKAPTTATNLSDIIMGDTTANGARVDTQRVYVLQRGGTWFWNNIVTNAGWPLNIVASDTGVAEQPRVYAMPVPNATPLAVPYQFVNVEGNVYVKGITMVGYFDQDTSYLDNYGATYILFRCATPGWRMEFVGNTFGGTNQAFASNFAAGTTIKFTDNILVNSNVPWSAGAGNGRVVDARNISLDSLVMINNTVAYGFDRVMRHRSSVGRINHIIFDHNTVYENGGRYGLFTLGAVGSDVTITNSLFVDPMAMGADTNSQRQYDFIESNEFDAQGKVVMSWINYAPLQTDTLPGFTPTQWKIAHNYYYTSPSLTAAWDTARAEGWDPTLGFGRILSDSIKARLGADTATAFTALSNFAFNKVPAPFSNLMLWFAEPTSMGGAEGGDGSGLQATYPGYDIHTTPYYRDTMSAAYSTASPAYTGAWGGFPAGDLNWYPSAKATWATTAVKAANTTVPNKFSLEQNYPNPFNPSTQIKFNLGQPGMMSLKVYNLLGQMVQVVDEGQRAAGEYTYNVDMSRFASGVYFYRLEQGTNVLTKKMLLLK; encoded by the coding sequence ATGAAACCAACGTTACGGGTCATGTTTCCCGTGCTGCTGTTGCTCTATCTGGCTACGGCGGCATTCGGTCAGCATACCTTGTTCCTGAAGGCGCCGACAACGGCGACGAACCTGAGCGATATCATCATGGGCGACACGACCGCAAACGGCGCGCGCGTTGACACCCAGCGGGTTTATGTGCTCCAGCGCGGCGGAACGTGGTTCTGGAACAATATCGTTACGAACGCCGGTTGGCCGTTGAATATTGTGGCATCAGATACCGGGGTTGCTGAACAACCACGAGTGTACGCGATGCCCGTTCCTAATGCCACCCCACTCGCCGTGCCGTACCAGTTCGTCAACGTCGAAGGCAATGTCTACGTGAAGGGGATCACGATGGTTGGCTATTTTGACCAGGATACTTCCTATTTGGATAACTATGGCGCCACATACATTCTCTTTCGTTGCGCGACCCCCGGATGGCGGATGGAGTTCGTGGGCAACACTTTCGGCGGAACAAACCAGGCCTTCGCCAGCAACTTCGCGGCGGGCACGACCATCAAGTTCACGGATAATATCCTTGTGAACAGCAACGTTCCCTGGTCGGCAGGCGCAGGCAACGGACGCGTTGTTGATGCGCGGAACATCTCTCTCGACAGCCTTGTGATGATCAACAATACTGTCGCGTACGGCTTTGACAGGGTCATGCGACACCGTTCAAGCGTTGGTCGTATCAACCACATCATTTTCGACCACAATACCGTGTACGAGAACGGCGGCCGCTATGGCCTCTTTACACTAGGCGCGGTTGGATCGGATGTCACAATCACGAATAGCCTGTTCGTCGACCCGATGGCAATGGGCGCCGACACGAACTCACAGCGTCAATACGATTTTATCGAGTCAAACGAGTTCGATGCTCAGGGAAAAGTGGTAATGAGCTGGATCAACTATGCACCGCTCCAAACCGACACGCTTCCCGGCTTTACCCCAACCCAGTGGAAAATTGCCCACAACTACTACTACACTTCACCGTCCCTCACCGCAGCTTGGGATACGGCGCGGGCTGAAGGATGGGATCCTACACTTGGTTTCGGACGTATTCTGTCCGACAGCATCAAAGCCCGGCTAGGGGCGGATACTGCGACCGCGTTCACGGCATTGAGTAATTTCGCATTCAACAAGGTGCCCGCGCCGTTTTCGAATCTCATGCTCTGGTTTGCTGAGCCGACCTCGATGGGCGGCGCTGAAGGCGGAGATGGGAGCGGACTCCAGGCAACGTACCCTGGTTATGACATCCATACGACTCCGTACTATCGCGATACAATGAGCGCCGCCTATTCAACAGCGTCACCGGCGTATACCGGCGCGTGGGGCGGATTCCCGGCGGGCGATCTGAACTGGTACCCGTCGGCGAAAGCCACATGGGCTACCACGGCTGTCAAAGCCGCCAACACCACCGTTCCGAACAAATTCTCGCTCGAGCAGAACTACCCGAATCCGTTCAACCCTTCCACGCAGATCAAATTTAACCTGGGTCAGCCGGGTATGATGAGCTTGAAGGTCTACAATTTGCTCGGTCAGATGGTGCAGGTGGTGGATGAGGGACAGAGAGCGGCAGGTGAGTACACGTACAATGTCGATATGAGCAGGTTCGCCAGCGGAGTCTACTTCTATAGACTTGAGCAGGGCACCAACGTGTTGACGAAGAAAATGCTCCTCCTAAAATAG
- a CDS encoding TonB-dependent receptor, translating to MNWSAKKLLLLLFLTPSLLLASGTLKGVVRDSTTGQPLVAANVMLVGTPLGTAGDISGNYTIQTIPAGHYNARCSYVGYLSQTISVTIKDDKATECNFALLPTAVQGQEVVITSQALGQAAAINQQLTSNAIVSVVSEEKIKELPDANAAEAIGRLPGVSVVRSGGEANQIVLRGLSEDLTTITMDGVQLSATDADSRGVDLSTIAQASLSGITVTKAITSDMDGQAIAGNVNFVTKTAPETRVIQVTAQGSYAALTNSYSQYNFNGNYGERFFDDVVGIQIFANAERRDRSSEDYNVAYDQTLNNSTKWGINSFTLDWTPEIRTRTGGRVLFDFKTPDDGVIKVNGDFNTTQRRLSQMTRDYPVESSEINYDIQGQDINTDISAFSVVGENNVSDWHVSWNFSFTQSSTEQPYNYTANFDEPSTLNGNNQVVSGMLAVPPSLWQGPYQALIPYSLNNFSDAFLQYGYIRTESNLEFQRTATLDIKRDYLFSDISGEFKFGGKYTDRYHRRDNMMEFSPYYNSAQVLPDMLNSNGQIVAKDWAKYGFGNLQDAGGLVLLTNFLTSGTRNIYGLYNFDPLFDPTLIRNWYDISSVGITADGARREYADGTAEDGTGYTANEAVGAGYLMNTLNFGTAATFIAGVRLETDDDSYTSYYTPQPLTVYSVFSDTAAKHTETIVLPNFHFIVRPTDYLNVRLAAYAGIIRPDFNYRLPTYVIVGTAPYVDNDMAKVGNTNLKNGDAWNYELNIQAYGNDLGLLSFSTYYKRIKNEIELLNGYEILPGSTTPAQVGMVYRNGKPPFASMYLLTYPYNSTLPTEVWGFELEQQTNLRFLPGYLRGLTMSYNLSLVKDQTYTPFAETKYDTVILAGFKVAKPYLELAEQRSRIVNSPEFFGNAVLGYDIAGFSVRLSYFYQGQYYNGFSVDNRSNPVQDAFSRLDLALKQNIGDHLAVGLNINNLTDASEGTSIQNTVMKWTLLTSSIRYGTTADLWMRVLL from the coding sequence GTGAATTGGTCAGCAAAAAAGCTTCTCCTTCTTCTTTTTCTAACTCCATCTCTGTTGCTCGCCTCCGGCACACTCAAGGGGGTTGTCCGCGACTCGACGACCGGACAGCCCCTGGTTGCCGCCAATGTTATGTTGGTTGGCACTCCGCTTGGGACGGCGGGGGACATCTCGGGCAACTACACCATTCAAACGATCCCAGCCGGTCATTACAACGCTCGATGTTCCTACGTTGGATACCTCTCGCAGACAATCTCTGTAACAATCAAAGACGACAAAGCTACGGAGTGTAATTTTGCTCTTCTTCCCACAGCGGTGCAAGGCCAAGAGGTTGTCATCACAAGCCAGGCGCTTGGCCAAGCCGCTGCCATTAACCAGCAGCTCACGTCGAATGCGATCGTCAGCGTTGTTTCCGAGGAGAAGATCAAGGAATTGCCCGACGCAAACGCGGCAGAGGCGATCGGTCGTCTTCCCGGTGTTTCGGTTGTCCGGTCGGGCGGGGAGGCGAACCAAATTGTGCTGCGCGGTTTGAGTGAAGATTTGACAACGATCACGATGGATGGAGTTCAACTTTCGGCAACGGATGCTGACTCTCGAGGTGTGGACCTGAGTACAATTGCACAGGCATCTCTCTCGGGGATCACAGTTACGAAAGCCATCACGTCAGACATGGACGGCCAAGCCATCGCAGGTAACGTCAATTTCGTGACAAAAACAGCTCCGGAGACCCGGGTAATACAGGTGACAGCGCAGGGGTCATACGCAGCTCTCACCAACTCTTACAGCCAATATAATTTTAACGGCAACTATGGCGAGCGCTTCTTCGACGATGTGGTGGGGATACAGATCTTTGCCAACGCCGAGCGGCGCGACCGCAGCAGCGAGGACTACAATGTCGCCTACGATCAAACGCTGAACAACTCCACCAAATGGGGGATCAACAGTTTCACCCTTGATTGGACGCCCGAGATACGAACGCGAACGGGCGGCCGCGTGCTGTTCGACTTCAAGACGCCCGATGACGGCGTTATCAAGGTAAACGGCGACTTTAACACCACGCAGCGCCGTTTGTCCCAGATGACCCGCGATTATCCCGTGGAGTCGTCGGAGATTAATTACGACATCCAAGGACAGGACATCAACACAGACATTAGCGCATTTTCTGTCGTGGGCGAAAATAATGTCAGCGATTGGCATGTGAGCTGGAACTTCTCTTTCACGCAGTCGAGCACGGAGCAGCCATACAACTACACCGCGAATTTTGACGAGCCGTCAACCCTCAACGGAAACAACCAAGTAGTTTCGGGGATGCTCGCGGTTCCTCCGTCGTTGTGGCAGGGTCCGTACCAGGCCCTCATTCCGTATTCCCTCAATAATTTCAGCGATGCCTTCCTGCAGTATGGGTACATCCGAACGGAAAGCAACCTCGAATTTCAACGGACCGCGACCCTGGACATCAAAAGGGATTACCTCTTCTCCGACATCAGTGGTGAGTTCAAGTTCGGCGGCAAGTACACCGACCGGTACCACCGGCGCGACAACATGATGGAATTCTCGCCGTACTACAACAGCGCCCAAGTACTGCCGGACATGCTGAATTCGAACGGTCAGATCGTTGCCAAGGACTGGGCGAAATACGGCTTCGGGAATCTACAGGACGCCGGAGGTCTCGTCCTGCTGACGAACTTCTTGACCAGCGGCACACGGAACATCTACGGGTTATACAATTTTGACCCGCTGTTCGACCCGACCTTGATCCGGAACTGGTACGACATCAGTTCCGTCGGCATCACCGCGGATGGAGCGCGAAGAGAATACGCCGACGGTACGGCCGAAGATGGAACTGGGTACACCGCCAATGAAGCCGTGGGTGCAGGCTACCTGATGAATACCCTGAACTTCGGAACGGCGGCGACCTTCATCGCCGGCGTGCGGCTCGAAACGGACGACGACTCGTACACGTCCTACTACACCCCGCAGCCGCTTACAGTCTACTCGGTCTTCAGTGACACTGCAGCAAAACACACCGAGACGATCGTTCTTCCGAATTTCCATTTCATCGTCCGTCCGACGGACTACTTGAACGTCCGCCTTGCCGCCTACGCCGGCATCATCCGCCCCGATTTCAACTACCGGTTGCCGACGTACGTCATCGTTGGCACGGCCCCCTATGTGGACAACGACATGGCCAAGGTCGGAAACACGAACCTGAAAAATGGAGACGCCTGGAACTATGAGCTCAATATTCAAGCTTACGGAAACGATCTTGGGCTTCTTTCATTCTCGACATATTACAAACGGATCAAGAATGAAATCGAGCTTCTGAACGGGTACGAGATCCTCCCCGGCAGCACAACTCCGGCGCAGGTGGGGATGGTATATCGCAACGGTAAGCCCCCCTTCGCCAGTATGTATTTGCTGACCTATCCCTACAATTCCACGTTGCCGACCGAAGTGTGGGGCTTCGAGCTTGAACAGCAAACGAACCTACGGTTCCTCCCCGGCTACCTGCGCGGCCTCACGATGTCGTATAACCTCTCGCTGGTCAAGGATCAGACGTATACCCCCTTTGCGGAAACCAAGTACGACACCGTTATTCTTGCAGGCTTTAAGGTGGCAAAACCATATCTCGAGCTCGCCGAACAAAGGAGCAGGATTGTCAACTCTCCCGAATTCTTCGGCAACGCAGTGCTGGGCTACGACATTGCGGGATTCTCCGTACGGCTGTCGTATTTTTACCAGGGGCAGTACTATAACGGCTTTTCGGTGGACAATCGCTCGAACCCGGTGCAGGACGCCTTCTCGCGCCTGGACCTTGCCCTCAAGCAAAACATCGGGGACCATCTGGCTGTTGGGCTTAATATCAACAACCTGACAGACGCCAGCGAAGGGACGAGCATCCAGAACACGGTCATGAAGTGGACACTGCTGACCTCAAGCATCCGGTACGGCACAACTGCCGATCTCTGGATGAGAGTTTTGTTGTAA